A region from the Mustela erminea isolate mMusErm1 chromosome 10, mMusErm1.Pri, whole genome shotgun sequence genome encodes:
- the SASS6 gene encoding spindle assembly abnormal protein 6 homolog isoform X2, whose protein sequence is MSQVLFQELVPLQVKCKDCEERRVSVRVSIELQSVSNPVHRKDLVIRLTDDTDPFFLYNLVISEEDFQSLKFQQGLLVDFLAFPQKFIDLLQQCTQEQAKEIPRFLLQLVSPSPILDNSPAFLNVVETNPFKHLTHLSLKLLPGSDVEIKKFLASCLKCSKEEKLSLIQSLDDVTRQLNFTQKTLSEKIQELDKLQNEWASHTAALSNKHSQELTNEKEKALQAQVHYQQQHEQQKKDLEILHQRNIQQLQNKLSELETANKDLTERKYKGDSTIRELKTKLSGVEEELQRAKQEVLSLRRENSTLDAECHEKEKHINQLQTKVAVLEQEIKDKDQLVLRTKEAFDTIQEQKVALEENGEKNQVQLGKLEATIKSLSAELLKANEIIKKLQGDLKTLMGKLKLKNTVTIQQEKLLAEKEDKLQKEQKELQDVGQSLRIKEQEVCKLQEQLEATVQKLEESKQLLKNNEKLITWLNKELNENQLVRKQDGLGPSTTPPVHSSSNIIRSGISPNSNVVDGRLPYPTCGIGYPVSSAFAFQNTFPHPISAKNTIHPVSGPKVQFNLQFTKPNTPLGEVQSGTTVSMPCSTDKENRLHA, encoded by the exons ATGAGCCAGGTTCTGTTCCAGGAGCTAGTCCCACTGCAGGTAAAATGCAAAGACTGCGAGGAGAG GAGAGTAAGTGTTAGAGTGAGCATTGAACTACAGTCAGTTTCCAATCCAGTTCACAGAAAG GATTTAGTTATCCGTCTGACTGATGATACTGATCCATTTTTTCTATATAACCTTGTTATTTCCGAGGAAGATTTTCAGAG TTTAAAATTCCAGCAAGGCCTTCTGGTAGACTTCTTAGCTTTCCCACAGAAATTTATAGATCTCCTTCAGCAGTGTACTCAAGAACAAGCCAAAGAAATTCCAAG GTTTTTGCTACAGTTAGTTTCTCCATCACCTATTTTGGATAACTCACCTGCCTTTTTAAATGTGGTAGAGACAAATCCTTTTAAGCATCTTACACACCTCTCATTAAAACTTTTACCTGGAAGTGATGTGGAAATAAAGAAGTTTTTAGCCAGCTGTTTGAAATGTAGCAAG gaagaaaaattatcattGATTCAATCACTAGATGATGTTACTAGGCAACTGAATTTCACACAAAAG ACATTATCAGAAAAAATCCAAGAATTAGATAAGTTGCAGAATGAATGGGCATCACACACAGCTGCATTGTCAAATAAACATTCCCAGGAACTGAcgaatgagaaagaaaaggccTTGCAG gCACAGGTCCATTACCAACAGCAGCATGAACAACagaaaaaagatttagaaatccTCCATCAACGAAACATCCAGCAACTACAAAACAAATTATCTGAGTTAGAAACAGCTAATAAAGACCTAACCGAAAGGAAATATAAAGGAGACTCTACCATCAGAGAACTTAAAACAAAACTGTCTGGTGTTGAAGAG gAGCTCCAGCGGGCTAAGCAAGAAGTCCTCTCTTTGCGAAGAGAGAATTCTACACTAGACGCAGAATGCCAcgagaaagaaaagcatattaaTCAGTTACAAACAAAAGTGGCTGTTTTAGAACAGGAAATCAAGGATAAGGACCAACTTGTTTTAAGAACAAAAGAAGCATTTGATACAATCCAGGAACAAAAG gTGGCTTTAGAAGAGAATGGTGAGAAAAATCAGGTACAACTAGGAAAACTTGAAGCTACAATAAAATCCTTATCAGCGGAACTTcttaag GCAAATGAAATTATCAAGAAGCTACAGGGGGATCTGAAAACTTTAATGGGTAAATTGAAACTGAAGAATACAGTAACTATTCAGCAAGAGAAGCTTTTGGCTGAGAAGGAAGACAAAttacaaaaggaacaaaaagaattaCAAGATGTTGGACAGTCTCTCCGAATTAAAGAGCAAGAG GTGTGCAAATTACAAGAACAGTTAGAAGCTACCGTTCAAAAGCTTGAAGAAAGCAAACAGcttctaaaaaataatgaaaaat taatcacatggttaaataaagaactaaatgaaaatcaGCTAGTGAGAAAGCAAGATGGATTGGGACCTTCTACCACTCCACCTGTACATTCTAGCAGCAACATAATCAGAAGTGGGATTTCTCCTAACTCAAATGTG gttgatGGTAGACTTCCTTACCCAACTTGTGGGATTGGTTATCCTGTCTCCTCTGCATTTGCATTCCAAAATACCTTTCCTCATCCTATATCTGCCAAAAATACCATCCACCCAGTTTCAGGACCAAAG